Part of the Sulfuriflexus mobilis genome is shown below.
GCCATGCCGGTATTAAACAGCTTTCGCAAGACCATTGACCCACGCCGTTATAACGGCGCCAGCCTGCTTGGCTTGCAGGGTATCGTCATAAAGAGCCACGGTGGTGCCGATGTATTGGCGTTTAAAACGGCCATTAATACCGCCATTGTCGAGGTGCACAATCGTGTGCCGGAAAGGATCAGTGAACAACTAGAGACTCTGTTATCAGGGCAACGGAATAACGATTGATGTATTCGCGTATCAAGGGCACAGGCAGCTACTTACCGGAAAAAGTGCTGACCAATAAAGACCTGGAAAAAATGGTCGATACCACCGAGGCGTGGATCACTGAACGCACGGGTATCAAGGAACGTCATATCGCCGCCGATGGGCAGACCACCTGTGACCTTGCCGAGCAGGCCGCACATGCCGCCATGGATGCCGCCGGCGTGACGAAAGATGATATTGACCTGATTATTATTGCCACCACCACACCAGACCGCGTCTTCCCGAGTACCGCCTGCCTGCTGCAACAACGCCTTGATATTCACGGCTGTGCGGCCTTCGATATACAGGCGGTATGTACCGGCTTTGTTTATGCACTGGGTGTGGCCGACAAATTTATAAAGAGTGGCAGCAATAAATGTGCCCTGGTGATCGGTGCCGAGACCATGTCACGCATCACCGACTGGAGTGATCGGGGCACTTGCATCCTGTTTGGTGATGGTGCCGGTGCGGTAGTGCTGGAAGCCAGTGATGAACCGGGCGTGTTATCCACGCACCTGCATGCCGATGGCCAGTATGAAGACCTGCTGACGGTTGATGGTGGTGTGTCATCGGATTACAGCAAGATCGAAAACGGTACCGCCTTCATGCGCATGAAGGGTAACGAGGTCTTCAAGATGGCCGTGAATACACTCGGTCGTATTGTTGATGAAACCCTGGCGGCAAATAATCTTAAAAAGTCCGATATCGACTGGCTGGTGCCACACCAGGCCAATATCCGCATTATTAATGCGACAGCGAAAAAACTGGGCATGAACAACGGTCATGTGGTTATCACAGTGGATAAACATGGCAACACCTCGGCGGCCTCGGTACCACTGGCGCTGGATGTCGCCGTACGCGATGGTCGGATTAAACGTGGTGAAACGATTTTACTGGAAGCCTTCGGTGGTGGATTCACCTGGGGTTCGGCACTGATTAAGTATTAAAGATTCAGGAATTCCTTACACATGTCATTTGCATTTATTTTTCCAGGTCAGGGCTCACAGAGTATCGGTATGTTGGCCGAACTGGCGACAAGCTTCCCTGTTGTAGAAGAAACCTTTGCCGAGGCATCGAAAGCACTCGGTTATGATTTATGGAAGCTTGTTCAAGAAGGCCCGGAGGAAGAGTTGAACAGTACCGACCGTACCCAGCCCGCCATGTTGACCGCCGGTGTGGCCTGTTGGCGTGTATGGCAACAGCAGGGTGGAGCGATG
Proteins encoded:
- a CDS encoding beta-ketoacyl-ACP synthase III; the encoded protein is MMYSRIKGTGSYLPEKVLTNKDLEKMVDTTEAWITERTGIKERHIAADGQTTCDLAEQAAHAAMDAAGVTKDDIDLIIIATTTPDRVFPSTACLLQQRLDIHGCAAFDIQAVCTGFVYALGVADKFIKSGSNKCALVIGAETMSRITDWSDRGTCILFGDGAGAVVLEASDEPGVLSTHLHADGQYEDLLTVDGGVSSDYSKIENGTAFMRMKGNEVFKMAVNTLGRIVDETLAANNLKKSDIDWLVPHQANIRIINATAKKLGMNNGHVVITVDKHGNTSAASVPLALDVAVRDGRIKRGETILLEAFGGGFTWGSALIKY